In Kordia antarctica, the following proteins share a genomic window:
- a CDS encoding Tc toxin subunit A-related protein: MKTIIQGIINHPSNTDLTKYLKFLCLELYACTLSAAQKIKDIPFDTKGNFKIELEEGDIAVQYLVKLVYKAGNKKELINASAKLFAGKTHDLSFYFDPKKYEILLPYLQAQVQPHLGDLYIINLNEEQLQQLSSLSKQDITDLRALQLAMVWHEEWKVVVKKYLIIYEGKKDADKDYFQKAFHKLENLLDEFKTCQSILFALAKEGVSHWKQGISLSINQLAEKIENVLAKKWVAIPISSQRVLLDGLGYLRDAILLQAAYDDLYYDAKLIYLSSYDAQTKSNLLNLSLEQNGLSNLLNSESNSNETIIKELKKNAQDFKKKYSVKFDITDLKHVVDWDNRIRNFTPLLALIIPNLRENEWDKTTLLKYTQDHWAALIQAVPSSIKHPTEYDDNKEPIRSYAYDLFSTLTNLFPTEKLVTQLNQSNLPNKDDFYRILRRNPNFDIQNQAVSRHFSIKANDRSPEKVSEKDYKNLQELQRTIKLADGVENLHIVEALFKENLSSGMKISRFGKFEFTKVMQEYHFHEWEIRGVWCRAQAFYDTAKEFVRQYLQYDRVGSFMPAILQNNINTQEALSGLPDMETLFGSLDKCSCKHCQSVYSPAAYLTDMLQWLKSDISCQQSSISGFTELDRRRPDIKYIQLNCKNSNTVLPYIDLVNEVLLSHLDSIPDATLLKDLQTTWETDRLLMEPEHINHISFNNAKAKLKNTLCPINLPYDINWTESRSYLNELGTSQAELIKIFSTNQYANHHTVAWSKAFLGIDTTTYEFLKQVSPTTNFWEIHFNKNNSEKNLDYFLRFFEIEKEDFQQIYETKFVSNKTTLLPLDVDFEGCDWDEFEISSTWEDDDALVHRFVRFLRLRNLSGLTTEQLDRAIYTYNSTDINEASLINLTSIIDLSQKYVLNLDEILVWFSLDPFAPTSSFDWSTYYNNVYRKPSFSANRIAFFDPVFLNSSANTTTVKALSNEQKEWINQSLGLQDGDIYLLNTYWYGAGDPKLKTTELQFYHIHASLAKTLKLSIQELLASFKLFGSPFDGFPNAPAEVFYYVSQLNDTRNIGLSIEKLADSYTGTAFFELQNDKATNVIFEEICKTVWENLASKISAIYTEHSKAYDTLANDFATLPTYVGNVPNLKDELYQLLAHELEIEYKLFEDILDYEDNKWYVSCLANSIAKTDWISGSDIVFTPIFRYLYRIGLYTKGFELGDNGLHALFDSYANNSYSLPVTDALFWLGNDFSTHNFFHILWLKKLTAIKNTFSIDYQSLFTQIEALNILTGIPSAANLNIILDTCYTDLSLLDNLEVTNQQFKDAYLRAQCLAINPKDLIETLTSTFKLLKFENEIAISIPTIWSWVWDDFKVSGNNPITIGDEKAEIYTLLKSKYTDEQWPKIITPIHNKFRTKLRDALVAYYIHNKSYDNENDIYGHFLLDPEMEACMKTSRIKLAISGVQLLIHKALMGLEPEVCPNEDNKQEWKWRKNYRVWEANRKVFLYPENWIEPELRLDKSEFFEELEDLLLQNEINDENAEKAMQRYLTNLNKVARLDIRGTYLEVDYNGDPDPGALHVVGRTFSTPHEYYYRKRDSDKYWTAWEKLEIDIDGDHIILVFHNRKLHLYWPMFIEKEHRKIKIGEDNAPYFEIRMCYSKLEFGKWSSKRILEGHVLAGHLAGKGCFNNLRYKLGQDVGSNEIHNGSLVWGNDTFFDYAPVSMNKNKFFFWAENRKDSGELIIHIRRDFDDRFDDYHDGYTELAYEDSFKISACDDRLEIIPPVIEEVIFDDLTNGKRFLARPYNTLPDGQLMIEGKDNEEDMYPVGGLYVKKEITHSHGSIKILHKTNSIYHLTYPHQFKHATFEMPFFLKDNIHTLFFEKRIEQKCVKIPVFSNGATTWYTTEQRNVLSKYYVQPHEHPYACLMLGEFNQYGIKGLLSSRNPNNQLRRQAQHNNYFIHQYLPILQQINYPFPIDEFDFSYFGAYQKYNWEIFFHAPSLIAKQLKNNGQFADAIKWLQFIFDPTNRDTALNDKRFWMIKPFLKDVSENSIQNLMHLLGATGLNPEQEKKREALKAQIKRWKDNPFEPHKIAEMRHRAYMLWTVCEYIDVLIEWGDSLFRQDSIEAINEATNLYILAGELLGNRPKTLNKPANVIVDSFDTIKDGLDDFSNAVLNIENEIPAYSPIICCKETNNERYQLPDLLFCIPDNPKLQELWNRAEDRLFKIRHCMNIEGQIRELPLFQPPIDPALLVRATAMGIDIGEVLQELNAPTPHYRYTYLLQKANEFTGEVKALGGALLSALEKKDTEELNLLRQLHEQNILKATRNLKKMAIEEAKLGLASTQHSKKLIEIRLAEYEGKDTLSDLESRSMSNTKKAELFMYAEQAQVLIAAALTPIPNQYITAGLPPSVTIEPPTSGAKLEKISSLVGLSFGIVGSIYRNISSMQLTKAGYKRRQEDWDFQITTAKEELKQVEKSILSAEIRIAIAEKDFENHELQIEQSKEVFDFVKNKFTNLNLYSWMSGELMKLHYRAYKLAYEMAKQAQRAMNKELSIDLSIIDFGHWNSSRKGLLAGEKLSMQLKELDNAYIKNDKRRFELSKDISLKLLDPGALVHLIQHKYCKVKLEEELLNLVFKSRNLTGMQIKSIGISIPCVTGSQISTNVKLRVQNGEELITSSGVNDLGVFEPNFNQARYMPFEYLELKEDQADPPKKFINLEVMLEGDDDKNPPEYDITTISDVVLHVRYYAENNSKSTDTIGEVNVPSNQQHLVMSWKYDFPLEWQKINSNIPIIDIKSFAENPLNKSKVPYKLRPLSFNLTDSFSYLIKDTNDKMNLKSGTFDTDGSLLDKDNNALSIENIEDIWLFYGI, encoded by the coding sequence ATGAAAACAATAATCCAAGGAATAATAAACCATCCAAGCAATACAGATTTAACAAAGTACCTTAAATTCTTATGCTTAGAATTATATGCATGTACGTTAAGTGCAGCCCAAAAAATTAAAGATATTCCTTTTGATACAAAAGGCAATTTTAAAATAGAGCTAGAAGAAGGAGATATCGCAGTGCAATATCTTGTAAAACTGGTGTATAAAGCAGGCAATAAAAAAGAACTCATAAACGCCAGTGCTAAACTCTTTGCTGGGAAAACCCATGATTTAAGTTTTTATTTTGATCCTAAAAAATACGAAATATTGCTTCCTTATTTGCAAGCCCAAGTACAACCACATTTAGGTGATTTATATATAATAAATTTAAATGAGGAGCAACTGCAACAACTATCTTCCTTATCTAAGCAAGATATAACAGATTTACGTGCATTACAATTAGCAATGGTTTGGCATGAAGAATGGAAGGTTGTCGTAAAAAAATATTTAATAATCTATGAAGGAAAAAAAGATGCAGACAAAGATTATTTTCAAAAAGCTTTTCACAAACTCGAAAATCTTTTAGATGAATTTAAAACATGTCAATCCATATTATTTGCTCTAGCAAAAGAGGGCGTCTCTCATTGGAAACAAGGCATTAGTCTTTCTATAAATCAACTTGCTGAAAAGATAGAGAATGTACTTGCTAAAAAGTGGGTTGCAATTCCTATAAGTAGCCAACGTGTGCTGTTAGATGGATTGGGCTATTTACGAGACGCTATTTTACTACAAGCAGCGTATGATGATTTATATTACGATGCCAAACTGATATATTTAAGCTCATACGATGCGCAGACAAAAAGCAATCTGCTCAATTTGAGCCTAGAACAGAATGGTTTAAGTAATTTATTAAATAGTGAGTCAAATTCAAATGAAACCATTATTAAGGAGTTAAAAAAAAATGCTCAAGATTTCAAAAAAAAATACTCTGTCAAATTTGATATCACTGACTTAAAACATGTAGTTGATTGGGATAATCGAATACGAAATTTTACGCCATTATTAGCTTTAATTATTCCTAATCTTAGAGAAAATGAGTGGGACAAAACTACCTTATTAAAATACACACAAGACCATTGGGCAGCGCTTATTCAAGCTGTACCTAGTTCCATAAAACACCCAACTGAATACGACGATAACAAAGAACCAATTCGTAGTTACGCCTATGATCTTTTTAGTACATTAACCAATCTGTTTCCAACAGAAAAATTAGTTACTCAGCTCAACCAAAGTAACCTACCTAATAAGGATGATTTTTATCGTATTTTAAGAAGAAACCCTAATTTCGATATTCAAAATCAGGCAGTTAGTCGGCATTTCTCTATCAAAGCTAATGATCGTTCTCCAGAAAAAGTATCAGAGAAAGATTATAAAAATCTTCAAGAATTGCAACGAACCATCAAACTAGCCGATGGTGTAGAAAATTTACATATTGTTGAAGCCTTATTTAAAGAAAATTTGTCTTCTGGAATGAAAATCAGCCGATTCGGTAAATTTGAATTTACCAAAGTTATGCAAGAATATCACTTTCATGAATGGGAAATTAGAGGAGTTTGGTGTAGAGCTCAAGCGTTTTATGATACTGCCAAAGAATTTGTGCGTCAATATTTACAATACGACAGAGTAGGTTCTTTTATGCCTGCTATACTACAAAACAATATAAACACTCAAGAAGCGTTAAGTGGTTTGCCAGATATGGAAACCCTTTTTGGCAGCTTAGATAAATGCAGCTGCAAACATTGCCAATCGGTTTACAGTCCTGCAGCCTATCTTACCGATATGTTGCAATGGCTTAAAAGTGACATAAGTTGCCAACAATCATCCATTAGTGGTTTTACGGAATTAGACAGAAGAAGACCCGATATAAAATATATTCAACTCAACTGTAAAAACTCGAATACCGTTTTGCCCTATATAGATTTAGTGAATGAGGTATTGCTTTCTCATTTGGATAGTATACCAGACGCTACGCTATTAAAAGATTTGCAAACTACTTGGGAAACTGACAGGTTGTTAATGGAGCCAGAGCATATTAACCACATTAGTTTTAATAACGCTAAGGCTAAACTCAAAAACACACTCTGCCCAATTAACTTGCCTTATGATATTAATTGGACAGAGAGTCGGTCGTACTTAAACGAGTTGGGTACATCTCAAGCTGAGCTTATAAAAATTTTTAGCACAAATCAGTATGCTAATCATCATACAGTAGCGTGGAGCAAAGCATTTTTAGGGATTGATACTACCACGTATGAATTTTTAAAACAAGTGAGCCCTACAACCAACTTTTGGGAGATCCATTTTAATAAAAACAATTCAGAAAAAAACTTAGATTACTTCCTTCGATTCTTCGAAATAGAGAAAGAAGATTTTCAACAAATATATGAAACCAAATTTGTATCCAATAAAACAACGCTTTTACCATTAGATGTAGATTTTGAAGGCTGCGACTGGGATGAATTTGAAATAAGTTCTACTTGGGAAGATGATGATGCCTTAGTGCATCGCTTTGTTCGTTTTCTGCGATTACGAAATTTAAGTGGTCTTACTACCGAGCAACTAGATAGAGCGATCTATACGTACAATAGCACGGATATTAATGAAGCTTCTCTTATTAATCTAACAAGCATAATTGACCTTTCACAAAAATATGTACTTAACCTAGATGAAATATTAGTCTGGTTTAGCCTTGATCCTTTCGCTCCTACTTCGTCTTTCGATTGGAGCACTTATTACAATAATGTCTATAGAAAGCCAAGTTTCTCAGCCAATCGAATAGCATTTTTTGATCCAGTTTTCTTAAATAGTTCCGCAAATACGACAACAGTTAAAGCTTTGAGCAATGAGCAAAAAGAATGGATCAATCAAAGTTTAGGACTTCAAGATGGTGATATCTATTTATTAAATACCTATTGGTATGGCGCAGGAGATCCCAAACTTAAAACAACAGAATTACAATTCTATCACATACATGCATCACTAGCTAAAACTCTTAAATTAAGTATTCAGGAATTGTTAGCTAGTTTTAAATTATTTGGGAGTCCATTTGATGGTTTTCCAAATGCTCCAGCAGAAGTATTTTATTATGTATCACAACTTAATGATACTAGAAACATTGGTTTATCTATAGAAAAATTGGCAGATTCTTATACTGGAACTGCTTTCTTTGAATTGCAAAATGATAAAGCAACGAATGTAATTTTTGAAGAAATATGTAAAACAGTTTGGGAGAACCTAGCATCAAAAATAAGTGCTATTTATACGGAACATTCAAAAGCGTATGATACCCTAGCAAATGACTTTGCCACTTTACCTACCTATGTCGGTAATGTTCCAAACCTAAAAGATGAATTATACCAACTACTCGCACACGAGTTGGAAATTGAATATAAACTCTTTGAAGATATATTGGATTATGAAGATAATAAATGGTATGTGTCTTGTCTTGCCAATAGTATCGCTAAAACAGATTGGATTAGTGGAAGCGATATAGTGTTTACTCCTATATTCAGGTATTTATATCGAATTGGCTTATACACTAAAGGTTTTGAATTAGGTGATAACGGACTTCACGCGCTATTTGATAGCTACGCCAATAACAGCTATTCATTACCTGTAACTGATGCTTTATTTTGGTTAGGAAATGACTTTTCTACTCACAATTTCTTCCATATACTATGGCTTAAAAAGCTAACAGCTATCAAAAATACTTTTAGTATTGATTATCAAAGCCTGTTTACTCAAATAGAAGCGCTAAACATACTTACAGGAATACCAAGTGCGGCAAATTTGAATATTATTCTTGATACTTGTTATACCGACTTATCATTACTTGACAATTTAGAAGTCACAAATCAACAATTCAAAGATGCTTATTTGCGAGCGCAATGTTTGGCAATAAACCCAAAAGATTTAATTGAAACTTTGACTTCAACATTCAAGCTTTTAAAATTTGAAAATGAAATAGCAATCTCTATACCAACAATATGGTCTTGGGTTTGGGATGATTTTAAAGTGAGTGGCAATAACCCAATAACTATTGGAGATGAAAAAGCAGAAATATATACCTTATTAAAGTCTAAATATACCGATGAGCAATGGCCTAAAATAATAACGCCTATCCATAATAAATTCCGCACCAAGTTGCGTGATGCATTAGTTGCATATTACATTCATAATAAGTCTTATGATAATGAAAATGATATTTATGGACACTTTCTATTAGATCCAGAGATGGAAGCTTGTATGAAGACTTCACGAATCAAATTAGCTATTTCAGGAGTACAATTACTAATACACAAAGCATTGATGGGGCTAGAACCTGAAGTTTGCCCAAATGAGGACAATAAACAAGAATGGAAATGGCGTAAAAATTATCGCGTATGGGAAGCCAATAGAAAAGTATTTCTCTATCCTGAAAATTGGATAGAACCCGAATTACGTTTAGATAAAAGTGAATTCTTCGAAGAGTTGGAAGATCTTTTGTTACAAAATGAAATTAATGACGAGAATGCCGAAAAAGCAATGCAACGCTATTTAACTAACCTTAATAAAGTAGCTCGTTTAGACATTAGAGGCACGTATTTAGAAGTAGATTATAATGGCGATCCAGATCCAGGTGCGTTGCACGTAGTTGGCAGAACATTTAGTACTCCCCATGAATATTATTACAGAAAAAGAGATTCCGATAAATATTGGACAGCTTGGGAAAAATTAGAGATAGATATAGATGGAGACCATATTATACTTGTATTTCATAATAGAAAGCTGCACCTGTACTGGCCTATGTTCATTGAAAAAGAGCATAGAAAAATTAAAATAGGCGAAGATAACGCCCCTTATTTCGAAATAAGAATGTGTTACTCTAAACTAGAATTTGGTAAATGGAGTTCGAAGAGAATTTTAGAAGGTCATGTTTTGGCAGGTCATCTTGCGGGTAAAGGATGTTTCAATAACCTTAGATATAAACTAGGTCAAGATGTAGGTTCAAACGAAATCCATAACGGCTCTCTTGTATGGGGTAATGATACTTTTTTTGATTATGCGCCAGTAAGTATGAATAAGAATAAATTCTTCTTCTGGGCAGAAAACAGAAAGGATTCTGGTGAATTAATAATTCATATCAGAAGAGATTTTGATGATCGTTTTGATGATTATCACGATGGATATACAGAACTCGCCTATGAAGATTCGTTTAAAATTAGTGCCTGTGATGATCGCTTAGAAATAATTCCGCCTGTAATAGAGGAAGTCATATTTGATGATTTAACAAATGGCAAACGATTTTTGGCGCGCCCTTATAACACATTGCCAGATGGTCAATTAATGATTGAAGGTAAGGATAACGAAGAAGATATGTACCCAGTAGGAGGACTTTATGTGAAAAAGGAAATTACGCACAGTCATGGAAGCATTAAAATATTACATAAAACAAATAGCATCTACCATTTAACGTACCCGCATCAATTTAAACACGCAACTTTCGAAATGCCTTTTTTTCTAAAAGATAATATACACACCTTATTTTTTGAGAAAAGAATTGAACAGAAGTGTGTTAAAATTCCTGTTTTTAGTAACGGAGCAACTACATGGTATACGACTGAACAAAGAAATGTGCTTTCAAAATATTATGTACAACCACATGAGCATCCTTATGCTTGTTTAATGTTGGGTGAGTTTAATCAATATGGAATAAAAGGCTTACTGTCCTCACGCAATCCAAATAACCAACTAAGAAGACAGGCTCAGCATAACAACTATTTTATACATCAATACCTGCCAATTCTACAACAGATAAATTACCCTTTCCCTATTGATGAATTTGACTTTAGTTATTTTGGAGCTTACCAAAAATACAATTGGGAAATATTTTTTCATGCCCCATCACTTATTGCAAAGCAACTTAAAAATAATGGACAATTTGCCGATGCTATTAAATGGTTACAATTTATTTTTGATCCAACCAATAGAGATACTGCCTTAAACGACAAGCGTTTTTGGATGATAAAACCATTTCTCAAAGATGTAAGTGAGAACTCTATTCAGAATTTAATGCATTTGCTTGGTGCAACTGGATTAAATCCTGAACAAGAGAAAAAACGAGAAGCGCTGAAGGCACAGATAAAACGATGGAAGGACAATCCTTTTGAGCCTCATAAAATTGCAGAAATGAGGCACAGAGCCTATATGCTTTGGACAGTTTGTGAATACATAGATGTGTTAATAGAATGGGGCGATTCATTATTTAGACAGGACAGTATTGAAGCTATTAATGAAGCCACTAATTTATATATTTTGGCGGGCGAACTATTGGGCAATAGACCAAAGACTTTGAATAAACCTGCCAATGTTATTGTGGACTCTTTTGACACCATTAAAGATGGGCTAGATGATTTCTCAAATGCAGTACTGAATATTGAGAATGAAATACCTGCATATAGCCCAATAATTTGCTGTAAAGAAACGAATAACGAACGCTACCAATTACCAGATTTACTTTTTTGCATTCCAGATAATCCAAAACTTCAAGAACTTTGGAATAGAGCAGAAGATAGATTGTTCAAAATTCGTCATTGCATGAATATTGAAGGTCAGATAAGAGAGTTGCCTTTATTCCAACCGCCAATAGATCCTGCTTTATTAGTTAGAGCAACTGCAATGGGTATTGATATTGGAGAAGTTCTTCAAGAATTGAATGCTCCAACTCCACATTACAGATATACCTATCTATTACAAAAGGCGAATGAATTTACGGGTGAAGTAAAAGCGCTTGGTGGTGCGTTGTTATCTGCCTTAGAGAAAAAAGATACTGAAGAACTAAACTTATTAAGACAGCTACACGAACAGAATATTTTAAAAGCAACCCGAAATCTTAAGAAAATGGCTATTGAAGAAGCTAAACTTGGCTTGGCTTCTACACAGCATAGTAAAAAATTGATTGAGATCCGATTGGCTGAATATGAAGGAAAAGATACACTCAGTGATCTAGAAAGTAGATCAATGTCAAATACCAAAAAAGCGGAACTGTTTATGTACGCTGAACAAGCACAAGTATTGATTGCCGCTGCATTAACACCAATTCCAAATCAATATATAACTGCAGGATTACCTCCTTCGGTCACAATAGAACCCCCAACGAGTGGTGCTAAGTTAGAGAAAATTAGCAGTCTAGTTGGCTTGAGTTTTGGAATAGTAGGTTCGATATACAGAAATATTTCATCAATGCAGTTAACAAAAGCAGGCTATAAGCGCAGACAAGAAGACTGGGATTTTCAAATCACTACTGCTAAAGAAGAATTGAAACAAGTAGAAAAATCTATTCTATCAGCAGAAATACGTATAGCTATTGCCGAAAAAGATTTTGAAAATCATGAATTACAAATAGAGCAAAGTAAAGAGGTTTTTGATTTTGTAAAAAACAAATTCACCAACTTAAATCTGTATTCTTGGATGAGTGGTGAATTGATGAAACTACATTATAGAGCATATAAGCTTGCTTATGAAATGGCTAAACAAGCACAACGAGCAATGAATAAAGAACTTAGTATTGATTTATCTATCATTGATTTTGGTCATTGGAACAGTTCAAGAAAAGGATTATTAGCTGGCGAAAAATTAAGTATGCAACTTAAAGAATTGGATAATGCCTATATCAAAAATGATAAACGTAGGTTTGAGTTGTCTAAGGATATTTCATTGAAGTTGTTAGATCCAGGAGCTTTGGTTCATCTTATTCAGCACAAATACTGCAAGGTTAAATTAGAAGAAGAGCTATTAAATTTAGTTTTTAAATCAAGGAATTTAACAGGCATGCAAATTAAAAGTATTGGAATTTCGATTCCTTGTGTTACTGGATCTCAGATTTCAACCAATGTAAAACTAAGAGTTCAAAACGGTGAAGAACTAATTACATCTTCTGGTGTTAATGACTTGGGAGTTTTTGAACCGAACTTCAATCAGGCAAGATATATGCCTTTTGAATATTTGGAATTGAAAGAGGATCAAGCTGATCCTCCTAAAAAGTTCATTAATTTAGAAGTAATGTTAGAAGGTGATGATGACAAAAATCCACCTGAATACGATATTACTACTATTTCGGATGTAGTTTTACATGTAAGATATTATGCTGAAAATAATTCAAAATCAACAGATACAATAGGTGAAGTAAATGTACCTAGTAATCAACAACATTTAGTAATGTCATGGAAGTATGATTTTCCTTTGGAGTGGCAGAAAATCAATAGTAATATACCAATAATTGACATTAAGAGTTTTGCGGAAAATCCTTTAAACAAAAGCAAAGTTCCTTATAAGTTAAGGCCTTTATCTTTCAATTTAACTGATAGTTTTAGTTATTTAATTAAAGATACCAATGATAAAATGAATTTAAAATCTGGAACATTTGACACCGATGGTAGCTTATTGGATAAAGACAATAATGCTTTATCTATAGAAAATATTGAAGATATTTGGTTATTTTATGGTATTTAA